A genomic window from Sorex araneus isolate mSorAra2 chromosome 2, mSorAra2.pri, whole genome shotgun sequence includes:
- the LOC129401776 gene encoding putative olfactory receptor 7A2: protein MHIPLSWTYTQTLAAENDTHISEFLLLGISQEPVFQPLIYVIFLSMYLTTVLGNLLIILATSSDPRLHTPMYFFLCNLSLVDICFTSTTIPKMLVNIQTQRKAISYEGCITQIFFYVLFISLDDFLLTIMAYDRFVAICHPLHYTVIMNPRLCGRMVLGCWVLSLLNSCMEASVSLRLSFCPDVEIPHFFCELNQLIKLACSDTFLNNLVMYCLSVLEGWVPLLGIIYSYSKIISSILGMSSTQGRYKAFSTCASHLSVVSLFYVTGLGVYLSSAVSERAYPSAVASVLYMVVTPMLNPFIYSLRNKDIQRALRTFFVQGTEKR, encoded by the coding sequence ATGCATATCCCCCTTTCTTGGACTTATACCCAGACTCTGGCAGCGGAAAACGATACCCACATTTCAGAGTTTCTCCTCCTGGGAATTTCCCAGGAGCCGGTATTTCAGCCCCTCATCTATGTgatcttcctgtccatgtacctgaccACAGtcttggggaacctgctcatcattcTGGCCACCAGCTCAGACCCCcgcctccacacgcccatgtacttcttcctctgcaACCTGTCCctggtggacatctgcttcacctccaccaccatccccaagatgCTGGTGAACATCCAGACACAAAGGAAAGCCATCAGTTACGAAGGTTGCATCACCCAGATATTCTTTTACGTCCTCTTCATAAGTCTGGACGACTTCCTCTTGACCATCATGGCTTatgaccgctttgtggccatctgccaccccctgcactacacagtcatcatgaatccccgcctctgtggcaggatggTGCTGGGCTGCTGGGTGCTGAGTCTCTTAAATTCTTGCATGGAAGCCTCGGTGTCCTTGCGTCTGTCCTTCTGCCCTGATGTGGAGATCCCTCACTTTTTCTGTGAACTCAACCAGCTGATAAAACTTGCTTGTTCTGACACCTTCCTGAATAACCTGGTCATGTACTGTCTTTCTGTCCTGGAGGGCTGGGTACCTCTACTCGGTATTATTTACTCTTACTCCAAGATCATTTCCTCCATCCTTGGCATGTCGTCCACTCAGGGCAGGTACAAGGCCTTTtccacctgtgcctcccacctctCCGTGGTCTCCTTGTTCTATGTCACAGGTCTGGGGGTGTACCTGAGCTCCGCAGTGAGTGAAAGGGCATATCCAAGTGCCGTGGCCTCGGTGCTGTACatggtggtcacccccatgctgaaccccttcatctacagcctccgGAACAAGGACATCCAGAGGGCCCTGAGAACGTTTTTTGTGCAAGGAACTGAAAAACGATAA
- the LOC129401775 gene encoding putative olfactory receptor 7A2 produces MRVPLSWSYTQTLAAKNDTHISEFLLLGLSQDPEVQPLIYVIFLSMYLTTILGNLLIILAASSDLRLHTPMYFFLCNLSLVDICFTSTTIPKMLVNIQTQRKAISYEYCITQIFFYILFISLDDFLLTVMAYDRFVAICHPLHYTVIMNPRLCGMLLLGCWVLGLLNSSMEVSVSLRLSFCPVVEIPHFFCELDQLIKLACSDTFLNNLVIYCASVLVGGGPLLGIIYSYSKIISSIRGVASAQGRYKAFSTCASHLSVVSLFYVTSMGVYLSSTVSERAYPSAVASVLYMVVTPMLNPFIYSLRNKDIKKALKSFFVHGTAKQPIILH; encoded by the coding sequence ATGCGTGTCCCCCTTTCCTGGAGTTATACCCAGACTCTGGCAGCGAAAAACGACACCCACATTTCAGAGTTTCTCCTCCTGGGACTCTCCCAGGATCCGGAAGTCCAGCCCCTCATCTATGTGATCTTCTTGTCTATGTACCTGACCACAATtttggggaacctgctcatcattcTGGCTGCCAGCTCAGACCTCcgcctccacacgcccatgtacttcttcctctgcaACCTGTCTCtagtggacatctgcttcacctccaccaccatcccaaAGATGCTAGTGAACATCCAGACACAAAGGAAAGCCATCAGCTATGAATACTGCATTACCCAGATATTCTTTTACATCCTCTTTATAAGTCTCGATGACTTCCTATTGaccgtgatggcctatgaccgcttcgtggccatctgccaccccctgcactacacagtcatcatgaacccccgtcTCTGTGGGATGttgcttctggggtgctgggtgctgggtctcTTAAATTCATCCATGGAAGTCTCAGTGTCCTTGCGTCTGTCCTTCTGTCCCGTGGTAGAGATTCCTCACTTTTTCTGTGAACTCGACCAGCTGATAAAGCTTGCTTGTTCCGACACTTTCCTGAATAACCTGGTCATTTACTGTGCTTCTGTCCTAGTGGGCGGGGGTCCTCTTCTCGGTATTATTTACTCTTACTCCAAGATCATTTCCTCCATCCGCGGTGTGGCGTCTGCTCAGGGCAGGTACAAGGCCTTTtccacctgtgcctcccacctctCCGTAGTCTCCTTGTTCTATGTCACAAGCATGGGGGTTTACCTGAGCTCCACGGTGAGTGAAAGAGCATATCCAAGTGCTGTGGCCTCGGTGCTGTATatggtggtcacccccatgctgaaccccttcatctacagcctccgTAACAAGGACATCAAGAAGGCCCTGAAATCATTTTTTGTGCATGGTACCGCAAAACAGCCAATTATCCTTCACTGA